A window of the Planktothrix tepida PCC 9214 genome harbors these coding sequences:
- a CDS encoding cadherin-like domain-containing protein, with protein sequence SIVVTAFNNTPTATDKTLTVNEDNNYTFTTADFGFSDLDTEDILASIKITQLPTVGTLQLNGTAVTANQVITAADIPSLVFTPVANANGSSYANFKFTVNDGIIDSVAANTITIDVTAVNDIPVLNTAITAQTANPDSNF encoded by the coding sequence CCTCCATTGTGGTAACGGCCTTTAACAATACTCCCACTGCCACGGACAAAACCCTAACCGTTAACGAAGACAACAACTACACCTTTACGACGGCGGACTTCGGTTTCAGTGATCTCGACACCGAAGACATCCTAGCATCAATAAAAATCACCCAACTGCCCACAGTGGGGACATTACAACTGAATGGCACTGCTGTTACAGCTAACCAAGTGATCACTGCTGCTGATATTCCCAGCTTAGTCTTCACCCCAGTTGCCAATGCTAACGGTAGCAGTTATGCCAACTTCAAGTTCACCGTTAATGACGGCATTATTGATAGTGTGGCAGCTAATACAATTACTATTGATGTTACTGCCGTTAATGATATCCCTGTATTAAATACAGCTATTACCGCCCAGACCGCCAATCCAGATAGCAATTTCA